Proteins encoded within one genomic window of Haematospirillum jordaniae:
- a CDS encoding NuoB/complex I 20 kDa subunit family protein, with protein sequence MGVSGQSGAGVPVTPSGQGDSFVQTVNDALQERGFLLSSVDSLVNWARTGSLWPMTFGLACCAVEMIHAYMPRYDLDRLGVVPRPSPRQSDVMIVAGTLTNKMAPALRKVYDQMAEPRWVISMGSCANGGGYYHYSYSVVRGCDRIVPVDIYVPGCPPTAEALVYGIMQLQKKIRRTGGLHR encoded by the coding sequence ATGGGAGTGAGCGGACAATCCGGTGCCGGTGTTCCGGTTACGCCTTCCGGGCAGGGTGATTCCTTTGTCCAGACGGTCAATGATGCCTTGCAGGAACGTGGTTTCCTGCTGTCCTCCGTGGACAGCCTTGTCAACTGGGCGCGTACTGGTTCTCTGTGGCCAATGACGTTCGGACTTGCATGCTGTGCTGTGGAGATGATTCACGCCTACATGCCTCGTTATGACTTGGACCGTTTGGGCGTGGTACCGCGTCCGAGTCCGCGCCAGTCTGATGTCATGATCGTTGCTGGCACATTAACCAACAAAATGGCACCTGCCTTGCGCAAGGTGTATGACCAGATGGCCGAGCCACGCTGGGTTATTTCCATGGGCTCCTGTGCCAACGGTGGCGGGTATTACCATTACTCCTATTCTGTTGTGCGTGGATGTGACCGGATTGTGCCTGTTGATATCTACGTTCCCGGTTGCCCGCCAACAGCCGAGGCGCTGGTATACGGGATTATGCAGTTGCAGAAGAAAATCCGCCGTACAGGCGGCCTTCACCGCTGA
- a CDS encoding pyridoxal-phosphate dependent enzyme, translated as MKTCLDLIGNTPLIELMSFETKGSRLFAKMENHNPGGSIKDRIGLSMVRSFEKTGDLKPGGTLVEATAGNTGLGLALVAATRGYRLILVIPDKMSKEKVQHLKAMGAEIVMTRSDVEKGHPDYYQEKAERLAASIPGAVYVNQFANPANPAAHEETTGPEIWEQMEHDVDAVVCGVGSGGTLTGLSRFFKRVSPKTRIVLADPRGSILAEYIRSGKIGQAGSWLVEGIGEDFLPPIADLSNVSHAYTIGDREAFETARSLLRHEGILGGSSCGVLLAAALRYIQEQDKPQRVVTFVCDSGNKYLSKMFNDQWMDEHGFLDRLKHGDLRDLISRSHQRGETITVGPDDTLKTACNRMKQADVSQLPVLSGDRLVGVLDESDILLAALDDPDTLADTVSSAMTKNPETVLPSATLRDLVRLFNHNRAALIVGSDGTFHGLITRIDLITHLRNRLDT; from the coding sequence GTGAAGACCTGTCTGGACCTGATTGGCAACACCCCCCTGATTGAACTGATGTCTTTTGAGACAAAAGGATCACGTCTTTTTGCCAAGATGGAGAACCATAATCCCGGAGGATCCATCAAGGATCGCATCGGCCTGAGCATGGTTCGATCCTTTGAAAAAACAGGGGATCTTAAACCTGGCGGCACTTTGGTGGAAGCTACGGCCGGAAATACCGGGCTTGGGCTGGCCTTGGTAGCGGCAACCCGTGGATATCGGTTAATCTTGGTCATTCCCGACAAAATGAGCAAAGAAAAGGTACAGCACCTGAAAGCCATGGGTGCAGAAATTGTTATGACGCGCTCTGATGTAGAAAAGGGACATCCGGATTATTACCAAGAAAAGGCTGAACGCCTTGCTGCCAGCATCCCGGGCGCTGTCTATGTGAACCAGTTTGCCAACCCAGCCAACCCGGCAGCTCACGAGGAAACAACCGGCCCTGAAATCTGGGAACAGATGGAGCACGATGTTGATGCTGTGGTGTGTGGTGTTGGCTCGGGTGGCACCCTGACCGGGTTGTCACGTTTTTTCAAACGGGTCAGCCCCAAAACGCGTATTGTGCTGGCTGACCCACGCGGCAGTATCCTGGCTGAATACATCCGGAGCGGTAAAATCGGACAGGCCGGAAGCTGGCTGGTCGAAGGGATAGGCGAAGATTTCCTCCCTCCTATTGCCGACCTCTCAAACGTTTCACATGCCTATACGATTGGTGACCGGGAGGCCTTTGAAACCGCACGCTCCCTGCTTCGGCATGAAGGAATACTGGGGGGATCCTCCTGCGGCGTCCTTCTGGCTGCTGCATTACGTTACATTCAGGAGCAGGACAAGCCGCAGCGTGTGGTCACCTTCGTGTGTGACAGCGGCAACAAGTACCTGTCAAAAATGTTCAATGACCAATGGATGGATGAGCACGGCTTCCTGGACCGCTTGAAACACGGTGACCTCCGTGACCTGATCAGTCGCAGCCACCAGCGTGGGGAAACCATCACCGTTGGACCGGATGACACGTTGAAAACAGCCTGTAACCGGATGAAACAAGCCGATGTTTCCCAGTTGCCTGTCTTGTCAGGCGACAGACTTGTTGGCGTACTGGATGAGTCCGATATCCTTCTCGCAGCCTTGGATGATCCGGATACCTTGGCCGATACTGTATCCTCGGCAATGACAAAAAATCCGGAAACCGTTCTGCCATCTGCCACTCTCAGGGATCTAGTGCGCCTGTTCAACCATAACCGGGCCGCGTTGATCGTCGGGTCCGATGGAACATTCCACGGACTGATTACCCGCATAGACTTGATTACTCACCTGCGCAATCGGCTTGATACCTGA
- a CDS encoding alpha/beta fold hydrolase, translating into MPEPHSGTTLCLRPEGFRRMAWVEWGRSEHPLVVCAHGLTRSGRDFDFLAHALAPRYHVVCPDILGRGQSDWLVDPAGYAYPCYLSDMTTLISRFGSPPTLWIGTSMGGLIGMFMAALPGSPVQYLIMNDVGPFIEDASLESIRNYVGDTPLFSDYSAAKAQILDRYADFGPIPESRQDHLVQSSIKSDPESGGFRFHYDPAIGLSLQATAGQDVELWPVWESLTIPVLVLRGERSGLLSRETAHRMSMRPGTTVIEVKECGHAPSLMKEDQIDLVRSWIASIL; encoded by the coding sequence ATGCCTGAGCCGCACTCAGGAACTACCTTGTGCCTGCGGCCGGAGGGCTTTCGACGTATGGCCTGGGTCGAGTGGGGACGGTCAGAGCATCCACTTGTTGTCTGCGCTCATGGATTGACGCGCTCCGGGAGAGATTTCGATTTCCTGGCTCATGCGTTGGCACCCCGTTATCATGTCGTGTGTCCGGATATTTTGGGCCGAGGTCAATCCGATTGGCTTGTAGATCCTGCTGGTTATGCCTACCCGTGTTATCTGTCTGATATGACAACGTTGATATCCCGCTTTGGCTCTCCTCCTACTCTATGGATTGGAACATCCATGGGCGGGCTTATCGGTATGTTTATGGCAGCCCTTCCCGGATCACCTGTTCAATACCTTATTATGAATGATGTGGGGCCATTCATTGAAGATGCGTCATTAGAGAGCATCCGTAATTATGTAGGGGATACCCCCTTATTTTCTGACTATTCTGCTGCAAAAGCACAGATACTTGATCGGTATGCAGATTTTGGCCCGATCCCGGAATCCCGCCAAGATCACTTGGTGCAATCTTCTATCAAGTCAGATCCAGAAAGTGGGGGGTTTCGTTTTCATTACGACCCGGCTATCGGGCTTTCATTGCAGGCAACAGCTGGTCAGGATGTTGAGCTATGGCCCGTATGGGAAAGTCTGACAATACCCGTGCTGGTTCTAAGAGGTGAACGATCCGGTCTTTTATCCCGTGAAACAGCGCACCGTATGAGCATGCGCCCCGGTACTACGGTTATTGAAGTCAAAGAATGCGGCCATGCGCCATCTCTTATGAAAGAGGATCAGATAGACCTTGTAAGAAGCTGGATTGCCTCAATACTGTGA
- a CDS encoding SlyX family protein, with amino-acid sequence MTTEHELLHRIDELEIHVAHLEKTQQELSDVMARQWDTVTSLTKTVNALRNMLDALEPSHESRKPPHY; translated from the coding sequence ATGACGACAGAACACGAACTGCTTCACCGTATTGATGAGCTGGAAATTCACGTGGCGCATCTTGAAAAGACACAACAAGAGTTGAGTGATGTTATGGCCCGCCAATGGGATACCGTCACGTCCCTTACTAAAACGGTAAATGCACTGCGGAACATGCTGGATGCACTGGAACCATCTCATGAATCACGCAAGCCCCCACATTACTGA
- a CDS encoding trans-sulfuration enzyme family protein: MSSHSSNHSRGFSTRAVHAGQAPDPSTGAVMTPIYATSTYAQSSPGQHSGWEYSRSGNPTRRAFEDCLASLESGARGFAFASGLAAEAAILDLLDPGAHIIAVDDLYGGTYRLLERVRKRTQHIGVSYVPADNIDALRDAIQTDTRMIWVETPTNPLLKIADLAAIGTLGRKHGILTVADNTFASPALQRPLELGFDLVVHSVTKYLNGHSDMVGGAAVTSSDAPELSERLEFLQNASGAILSPFDSFLALRGLKTLPLRMERHCRSAMTLATFLSGHKLVDHVWYPGLPGHAGHSIAQRQMTGGFGGMISIRLNTDLAGTRRFLEGLEVFTLAESLGGVESLVNHPALMTHASLGEERRQALGITDSVVRLSVGVEDPDDLIVDLEQALAAINPG, translated from the coding sequence ATGTCCTCCCACTCTTCGAACCATTCTAGGGGCTTTTCCACACGTGCCGTGCACGCTGGGCAGGCCCCTGACCCCTCGACCGGGGCCGTTATGACCCCGATTTATGCCACCTCCACCTATGCTCAAAGCAGCCCCGGGCAACACAGCGGGTGGGAATATTCAAGATCCGGCAACCCGACACGGCGTGCCTTTGAAGATTGCCTTGCCAGCTTGGAATCCGGTGCCCGCGGCTTTGCCTTTGCCTCTGGCCTGGCTGCCGAGGCTGCCATTCTTGACCTTCTTGATCCTGGCGCACATATCATAGCTGTTGATGACCTGTATGGAGGAACGTACCGCCTGCTCGAACGTGTTCGCAAACGTACGCAGCATATCGGAGTTTCGTATGTTCCTGCCGATAACATCGATGCCCTGCGGGATGCTATCCAAACTGATACCAGAATGATCTGGGTTGAAACCCCGACCAATCCCCTGCTGAAGATTGCTGACCTAGCTGCCATTGGAACCCTTGGGCGCAAACACGGTATCCTGACCGTTGCCGACAACACGTTTGCTTCACCAGCCCTGCAGCGCCCGCTGGAACTGGGCTTTGATCTGGTTGTGCATTCTGTCACCAAGTACCTGAACGGGCATTCCGACATGGTTGGGGGAGCTGCTGTAACATCGTCTGACGCACCGGAACTTTCAGAACGACTTGAATTTCTGCAAAATGCATCGGGTGCTATTCTGTCCCCCTTTGACAGCTTCCTAGCCCTGAGGGGATTGAAGACGCTTCCCTTGCGGATGGAGCGTCACTGCCGTAGCGCCATGACCTTGGCTACCTTCCTGTCAGGACACAAGCTTGTTGACCATGTCTGGTACCCGGGCCTTCCCGGGCATGCTGGGCACAGCATTGCACAGCGGCAAATGACAGGTGGGTTCGGGGGCATGATATCCATTCGCCTGAACACAGATCTGGCTGGAACCAGGCGTTTCCTCGAAGGTTTGGAGGTCTTTACCCTGGCTGAGTCCCTCGGTGGCGTTGAAAGCTTGGTCAATCATCCGGCCTTGATGACGCACGCCAGCTTGGGAGAAGAACGCAGGCAGGCCTTGGGGATTACTGACAGCGTTGTCCGGTTATCTGTCGGGGTAGAAGACCCGGATGATCTGATTGTGGATCTGGAGCAAGCCTTGGCCGCCATCAATCCCGGTTGA
- a CDS encoding lytic transglycosylase domain-containing protein, which yields MLILRDIWNSVAVLAFIAGLQVSTSSVLASVHFSGLNAGDQVLYTRALSDADSDRWGDALRNGQLADNPVLVNYLRWRWLTDNDSTPSFSDVRDFIAKYPDWPMMSVLQRKAEERMTGDEAPEDLLKWFRAWPPRTGRGRMFMAEALLATGRKGEAEELIRDTWISYGLARSDETRLLARFGKWLRSQDHRKRLDERLWAGDLGDARFLLKEQRIDSDTRAVALARIALQERSGAADKLVRNVPRNRADDPGFVFDRMVFRRQKNLEESAAELLGHPSADKGKPDLWAKERLVLARAMLDKGNYRRAYDMARRHAIQGGAVYADLEWLAGWIALRFLDRPKMALPHFRNVASAVSFPISVARAHYWIGRTLETLGDSTEAKKAYLRAADEPTTFYGQLAAERTGTIPSLPPAPRASGDEKETASARSLTLTALALASLGRQQEMMPFLIRLIEDAKTPGERAIALNIAREAGTEAGVAIARRAAQKGHHDLDTAYPLPDFTLPDGPEKALILAVIRQESNFGTGAISAAGARGLMQLMPSTAKAVAKQRGVAMKSSEILNRDPDLNVSLGSHYLSTLLKRFDGSYAMAIAAYNAGPGRPARWAREYGDPRTREIDMLDWIERIPFPETRNYVQRVMEATAVYRYRLGYTQNAFRIGRDLGR from the coding sequence TTGCTTATCTTACGGGATATATGGAATTCCGTCGCGGTTCTGGCTTTTATTGCCGGGCTGCAGGTATCAACTTCGTCAGTCTTGGCATCTGTTCATTTCAGTGGGTTGAACGCTGGGGATCAGGTTCTATATACACGAGCCTTATCGGATGCGGATTCTGACCGATGGGGCGATGCCCTGCGCAATGGACAGCTTGCTGACAACCCGGTGCTTGTGAACTATCTCAGGTGGCGCTGGCTCACAGATAACGATAGCACCCCAAGCTTTTCCGATGTCCGCGACTTCATCGCAAAATATCCAGACTGGCCCATGATGTCGGTCCTGCAGCGCAAGGCTGAGGAACGAATGACAGGCGATGAGGCCCCCGAAGATCTTCTGAAATGGTTCCGGGCTTGGCCACCACGGACAGGGCGTGGCCGTATGTTTATGGCCGAAGCACTTCTGGCCACAGGCAGGAAGGGCGAAGCCGAGGAGTTGATCCGTGACACATGGATCAGTTACGGCCTGGCACGAAGCGACGAAACCCGTCTGCTCGCCCGGTTCGGGAAGTGGCTTCGAAGTCAGGACCACAGAAAACGCCTTGATGAGCGCCTGTGGGCTGGGGATCTTGGCGATGCCCGTTTCCTTCTGAAGGAGCAACGGATCGATTCCGATACCCGCGCGGTTGCCTTGGCCCGCATCGCGCTGCAGGAACGCTCTGGCGCCGCAGATAAGCTTGTGCGTAACGTTCCCCGCAACCGCGCCGACGACCCGGGCTTTGTCTTTGACCGCATGGTGTTCCGACGCCAGAAAAACCTGGAAGAGTCTGCTGCCGAACTTCTTGGTCATCCCTCTGCGGACAAGGGAAAACCGGATCTATGGGCAAAAGAGAGACTGGTCCTAGCCAGAGCGATGCTCGACAAGGGAAATTATCGCAGGGCCTATGACATGGCTCGTAGGCATGCCATTCAAGGTGGAGCCGTCTACGCAGATCTAGAATGGTTGGCAGGGTGGATTGCTCTACGCTTTCTCGATCGCCCCAAAATGGCACTGCCCCATTTTCGCAATGTTGCATCGGCCGTCAGCTTTCCCATCAGTGTTGCCCGGGCCCACTACTGGATCGGGAGAACCCTAGAAACACTTGGTGATAGCACAGAAGCAAAGAAGGCTTATCTCCGGGCTGCCGATGAGCCGACAACCTTCTACGGCCAGCTGGCAGCCGAGCGTACGGGCACCATACCGTCGCTGCCTCCTGCTCCAAGGGCTTCCGGCGACGAGAAGGAAACTGCCAGCGCACGGTCGCTGACCCTTACAGCCTTGGCTTTGGCCTCCTTGGGACGGCAGCAGGAGATGATGCCGTTCCTTATTCGCCTGATCGAAGATGCCAAAACACCGGGAGAGAGGGCTATTGCCCTGAACATCGCACGCGAAGCCGGAACAGAGGCCGGTGTCGCAATCGCGCGCCGCGCAGCACAAAAAGGGCATCACGACCTAGATACGGCATACCCCCTGCCCGATTTTACGTTACCTGATGGTCCGGAAAAGGCATTAATTCTTGCTGTTATTCGCCAAGAAAGTAACTTTGGTACCGGCGCAATCAGTGCGGCCGGCGCCCGCGGTTTGATGCAGTTAATGCCTTCCACGGCCAAAGCTGTGGCCAAGCAGCGCGGTGTGGCCATGAAAAGCAGCGAGATACTGAACCGGGATCCAGATCTGAACGTTTCATTGGGATCGCATTATCTCTCGACGCTTTTGAAGCGTTTTGATGGGTCCTATGCCATGGCTATTGCAGCCTATAACGCAGGGCCAGGACGCCCTGCCCGCTGGGCCCGTGAATATGGAGACCCACGCACCCGAGAAATTGATATGCTTGACTGGATCGAACGCATTCCATTCCCGGAAACACGCAACTACGTGCAAAGGGTTATGGAAGCTACGGCTGTTTATCGCTATCGTCTGGGATACACCCAGAACGCCTTCCGGATCGGCCGTGATTTGGGACGTTGA
- a CDS encoding NADH-quinone oxidoreductase subunit A: MEDLLREYLPILIFLGIAVAISGIAILASRIVAPQRPDPEKDSAYECGFEAFDDARARFDVRYYLVAILFIIFDLEVAFLFPWAVSFGDIGLLGFWSMMIFLGVLTIGFIYEWKKGALEWE, encoded by the coding sequence ATGGAGGATCTGCTCCGCGAATACCTGCCGATTCTGATTTTCCTCGGAATCGCAGTCGCTATTTCAGGGATTGCCATCTTGGCATCCCGTATTGTTGCTCCCCAGCGACCTGATCCTGAAAAGGATTCGGCCTACGAGTGTGGCTTCGAGGCATTTGACGATGCGCGGGCCCGGTTTGACGTTCGCTACTACTTGGTCGCTATCCTTTTTATCATTTTTGACTTGGAAGTTGCCTTCTTGTTTCCGTGGGCTGTTAGCTTCGGAGACATTGGTTTGCTGGGATTCTGGTCGATGATGATCTTCCTTGGCGTGCTGACCATCGGCTTTATTTATGAATGGAAGAAAGGGGCCCTCGAATGGGAGTGA
- a CDS encoding NADH-quinone oxidoreductase subunit C — MKLTEDQVQALKDLGAHIAAMLPDDVVSVAVVRQELVVTINPTSVIRVMTALRDDATCKFTQMVELTAVDYPERENRFEIVYCLLSMTHNQRVRVKCMVDGETPVPSITSVFSAANWFEREVWDMYGIFFAEHPDLRRILTDYGFQGHPLRKDFPLTGYVEMRYDEDQKRVIYEPVKLAQDFRTFDFLSPWENMTSRWLPGDEKAGVEPPKAGEK, encoded by the coding sequence ATGAAGCTGACCGAAGACCAGGTACAAGCCCTGAAAGATCTGGGAGCGCACATCGCGGCCATGTTGCCCGATGATGTCGTCTCTGTTGCTGTGGTAAGGCAGGAGCTGGTGGTAACCATCAATCCTACCAGTGTCATCAGGGTGATGACGGCCTTGCGTGACGATGCGACTTGCAAGTTCACGCAGATGGTCGAGCTGACCGCTGTCGACTATCCCGAGAGGGAGAACCGGTTCGAGATTGTATACTGCCTGCTGTCTATGACACATAACCAGCGGGTTCGGGTCAAGTGTATGGTTGACGGAGAGACGCCTGTGCCGTCCATCACGTCAGTGTTCTCGGCTGCAAACTGGTTTGAGCGCGAAGTCTGGGACATGTACGGAATCTTTTTTGCCGAGCATCCGGACCTTCGGCGTATTCTGACCGACTATGGTTTTCAGGGGCATCCCTTGCGCAAGGACTTCCCTCTGACGGGATATGTTGAGATGCGCTATGACGAAGACCAGAAGCGCGTGATTTATGAACCTGTCAAGTTGGCGCAGGATTTCCGTACGTTTGACTTCCTAAGCCCGTGGGAAAACATGACCAGTCGCTGGCTTCCCGGTGATGAAAAAGCCGGCGTTGAACCGCCAAAAGCCGGGGAAAAGTAA
- the smpB gene encoding SsrA-binding protein SmpB: protein MSKPSGNGLISKGPVAQNRRARFDYAISDTFEVGIVLTGTEVKSLRHGHCNITEAYAGRMGDGIDVWLYNAYIPEYQSKSPFSHETRRPRKLLLHRKEARRLLAALARQGMSLVPMSLYFNDRGIAKLQLGLGSGKKKGDKRETVKERDWNRQKQRLMRDKG from the coding sequence ATGTCAAAGCCTTCCGGGAATGGCCTCATCAGCAAGGGGCCTGTTGCTCAGAACCGTCGCGCGCGTTTCGACTATGCGATCAGTGATACTTTCGAAGTTGGGATTGTCCTGACCGGGACCGAGGTAAAGTCCTTGCGGCACGGGCATTGTAATATTACCGAGGCCTATGCGGGGCGTATGGGTGATGGGATCGATGTCTGGCTTTACAACGCCTATATCCCCGAATACCAGTCTAAGTCTCCCTTCTCGCATGAAACACGGCGTCCCCGGAAGCTTCTTTTGCATCGCAAGGAGGCGCGGCGTCTTCTTGCCGCGTTGGCGCGGCAGGGCATGTCTTTGGTTCCGATGTCCTTGTACTTCAATGATCGTGGCATTGCCAAACTTCAGCTTGGCTTGGGTAGCGGCAAGAAGAAGGGAGACAAGCGGGAGACGGTCAAGGAAAGAGACTGGAACCGCCAGAAGCAAAGGCTGATGCGCGACAAGGGGTAA
- a CDS encoding type II toxin-antitoxin system RatA family toxin, translating into MTSLTVGKKVPHKAAQLFALVADVARYPEFVPFWQAVRVKSATDKHYKAEQILRAGPLRYSFHTDTFLDYPSSISVRSQEAPFRFMFLDWTFAPEPHEKCLVTLHVDFDFRSGTLNTLSGLFSESSIQRIVDAFEKRADALYTKTEAKTHA; encoded by the coding sequence ATGACATCCCTGACTGTTGGCAAGAAGGTTCCTCATAAAGCAGCACAATTATTTGCCCTGGTTGCAGATGTTGCCCGTTACCCTGAATTTGTACCTTTCTGGCAGGCGGTTCGTGTAAAAAGCGCGACGGATAAACACTACAAAGCCGAACAGATACTGAGAGCCGGCCCTTTGCGCTATAGTTTCCACACAGACACGTTTCTGGACTATCCCTCATCAATTTCTGTACGAAGTCAGGAAGCACCGTTCCGCTTCATGTTTCTCGACTGGACGTTTGCGCCTGAGCCACACGAAAAATGCCTGGTAACACTTCACGTGGATTTTGACTTCCGCTCCGGAACCCTGAACACACTCTCCGGTCTTTTTTCCGAGTCATCAATCCAGCGTATTGTTGATGCCTTCGAGAAAAGAGCGGATGCGCTCTATACAAAGACCGAGGCGAAGACCCATGCCTGA
- the dapA gene encoding 4-hydroxy-tetrahydrodipicolinate synthase — MYSGSFTALITPFSVDGSVDERAFQDFVVWQVDKGTNGLVPAGTTGETPVLSPDEYKRLLRLCVEAASGRAVVMAGSGTNCTAESIERAQYAEQVGANAVMVVTPYYNKPTQEGLYQHYKAIHDSCELPVFIYNIPGRSVVDMSLDTMKRLAELPRIAGIKDATADLSRPVQLRLALGANFCQFSGDDHTAVAFLAQGGHGCISVTSNIAPRLCADLHRAWQEGNMEKVNSLRDRLVPLHSALFCETNPAPVKYAASLLGHCSDRVRLPLVPASQNARERVRAAMTDAGLLEAVS, encoded by the coding sequence ATGTACAGCGGGTCTTTTACAGCCCTGATTACCCCATTTTCTGTGGATGGGTCTGTTGACGAGCGGGCCTTTCAGGACTTTGTCGTGTGGCAAGTCGACAAAGGTACCAATGGCCTTGTTCCGGCCGGAACAACAGGAGAGACGCCAGTACTCAGCCCAGACGAATATAAAAGGCTTCTGAGGTTGTGTGTGGAGGCGGCCTCTGGCCGTGCTGTCGTCATGGCTGGATCGGGCACCAATTGTACTGCTGAATCCATAGAGCGCGCACAGTACGCAGAACAGGTTGGTGCCAACGCGGTTATGGTTGTAACGCCCTACTATAACAAGCCCACACAGGAGGGGCTGTACCAACACTACAAGGCAATACACGACTCCTGTGAACTGCCTGTGTTTATTTATAATATCCCCGGGCGCAGCGTTGTGGACATGTCACTGGACACAATGAAGCGTCTTGCTGAGTTGCCGAGGATAGCCGGTATCAAGGATGCCACGGCTGACCTGTCGCGTCCGGTGCAGCTGCGCCTTGCCCTTGGTGCTAATTTTTGCCAGTTCTCTGGGGATGATCATACAGCGGTTGCCTTTCTGGCCCAGGGTGGGCATGGCTGTATATCCGTAACTTCAAATATTGCCCCTCGCCTGTGTGCTGATCTGCACCGCGCCTGGCAAGAGGGAAACATGGAAAAGGTAAATTCCTTGCGCGATCGTCTTGTGCCATTACACAGTGCATTGTTTTGTGAAACCAATCCAGCCCCGGTCAAGTATGCTGCCAGCCTGTTGGGGCATTGTTCGGACCGTGTCCGCCTCCCCTTGGTTCCAGCCAGTCAGAATGCTCGGGAACGTGTGCGTGCGGCTATGACGGATGCCGGCCTTCTGGAGGCTGTTTCCTGA
- the rquA gene encoding rhodoquinone biosynthesis methyltransferase RquA: protein MPDGNSGPARIASEIDESLVPSYLKETYTWAYLSPLGTRFFDHQAIVNTILWGNASRLCKWACQEIQPGNRVLQPAAVYGNFSRMLANAVGPDGVLDICDIAPIQVRLTARKVQDINHAHVYQHDARQPSKKRYDSIVCFFLLHEIPEQDRPCIVGNLLESLGPSGRCIFIDYHRPARWHPLRPVLSAVFHYLEPYASSMVAHEISHICAGMEGWLWKKETCFGGLYQKTIAQRCQLSSQNITKESSFLVTGNEIPKQKDDAIHDDRTRTASPY, encoded by the coding sequence ATGCCTGATGGAAATAGTGGCCCCGCACGCATCGCGTCAGAAATAGATGAATCGCTGGTACCAAGCTATCTCAAGGAAACCTACACATGGGCCTATCTTTCACCACTTGGCACGCGTTTCTTTGATCACCAAGCGATCGTCAACACGATCTTGTGGGGCAATGCCTCGCGTCTGTGCAAATGGGCTTGCCAAGAAATACAGCCTGGTAACCGCGTCCTGCAACCAGCGGCCGTTTACGGAAATTTCTCGCGCATGCTGGCCAATGCTGTTGGCCCGGACGGTGTGCTGGATATATGTGATATTGCGCCCATTCAAGTCAGGCTTACGGCGCGTAAAGTGCAAGACATTAACCATGCACACGTCTATCAGCACGATGCCCGCCAGCCTTCCAAAAAGCGCTATGACTCGATAGTATGCTTTTTTCTTTTGCATGAAATTCCGGAGCAGGACAGGCCTTGCATTGTAGGAAACCTTCTCGAGAGCCTTGGGCCTTCAGGACGTTGCATTTTTATAGATTACCATCGCCCTGCCCGATGGCATCCCCTGCGCCCCGTTCTGTCGGCTGTTTTCCATTACCTGGAACCCTATGCCAGCAGCATGGTCGCGCATGAAATTTCACATATATGTGCAGGAATGGAAGGCTGGCTGTGGAAAAAAGAAACATGTTTTGGCGGACTTTATCAGAAGACAATAGCGCAGCGCTGCCAGCTCAGCTCGCAAAACATAACGAAAGAGAGTTCATTTCTTGTTACCGGAAACGAAATACCCAAACAAAAAGATGATGCCATCCATGACGACAGAACACGAACTGCTTCACCGTATTGA